Genomic DNA from Phaeobacter porticola:
AGCTGCCGCTGACGAATAAGAGATCTCGGTTTCGACCGGACCTGACCCCCGCTCTGGCAACAGGGCGGGGGTTTTTCGTTGTCGACGCCTCGCCCGTGCACTGGAACCGCGCGATGGGTTTGCGGTTCGGGGGCGTGACAGGTTATTTTTCCCCTGAAAACCCTATCTTGTAAAAGGTCGCAGTGGTCCGCATATCTTGATCACAAGAACATCGGAGGTGTCATGTTCCGCGCAATCCTGACCGCAGTTGGCCTATTGCTGGCCACTCACAGCAGCCCCGCCATCGCAGAAACCCGCGTGCCGACGTCGCAGGCCGAAATCTCGCTGGGGTTTGCGCCTTTGGTGAAACAAGCGGCACCGGCCGTGGTGAACATCTATGCCAAGATCGTGCAGGAGCAGCGTCGCACGCCCTTCATGAACGACCCGTTCTTTGATGATTTCTTTCGCGGCCTGTCGAAGCCTCAGCGCCATGTGCAGAACTCGCTTGGCTCTGGCGTAATCCTGTCGGCGGGCGGCATCGTGGTGTCAAATTACCACGTGGTTGGCATGGCGACGGATATCCGCGTGGTGACCACGGACCGACGGGAATATGCCGCTCAGGTGGTGCTGGCGGACCGGGCCAGCGACCTTGCCATTCTGCAATTGGAAGAGGCAGAGGACCTCCCCTTTCTTGAGTTGCGTGACAGCGACGGGGTCGAGGTGGGCGAATTGGCCTTGGCCATCGGCAATCCCTTTGGTGTTGGACAAACTGTCAGCAGCGGGATCGTCTCTGGTCTTGCCCGCAGCGGTGCCGCCACGGGTGAGGGGATTGGCTATTTCATCCAGACCGACGCGCCAATCAATCCCGGCAACTCCGGTGGCGCGCTGATTGATGTGAACGGCGATCTCATTGGGATCAATACACGTATCGTGACCCGTTCAGGCGGATCTAACGGGATTGGTTTTGCCATCCCGGCCAATCTGGTGCGGGCCTTCATGCGGCAGGCCCATGACGGGGCCGAGGAATTCCAGCGCCCTTGGGCTGGCATGATGGGGCAACCGGTTGATGCGGATCTTGCCGCGTCGCTGGGGATGGACCTGCCGGAGGGGATGGTGATCTCTGAACTTCACCCCTCCAGCCCCTTTACCAAGGCCGGATTTGAGGTGGGAGATGTCATTCTGGATGTGGCGGGAGAGGCTGTGAACTCTCCGTCGGAGATGGTGTTCCGCATGTCGGTCACCGGGCTTGGCGACACGGCAGAGGTCACCCGACTGCGCACTGGTACACGCGACGTGCTGACCGTAGAGATGATGCTGGCACCGGATGAACCGCCCGCTAACCCGCTGAGCCTGGAGGACGGCAGCCCGCTGCCTGGTCTCACGGTGGCGCGGATCAATCCGCTGTCGATCCTGCGCTTCCAGCTGCCGATGTCGGCAGATGGCGTGGTGATCACCGATCCTGGTGCCTATGGCGGTCGTGTTGGTCTGCGCGCGGGCGATATCATTCTGGGTATCAACAATCAGCAGATCAGAATGCCTGCGGATGTCTCTGAGGTGCTGGCCAATGCCGGGCGTTGGATGAAGGTCGATCTCAACCGGCAAGGCCAGCGCGTATCCCTGCGCTACCGGCTCTGATCATGGCGGACCTTTTTGACAATGGTGATGTAACGCCGCAGCCGGATCCCCGGTCAGAGGTGAACCGCCCGTTGGCGGATCGTCTGCGGCCCAAGACATTGGCTGAGGTCATCGGTCAGGCGCAGGTGCTGGGGGAAGAGGCACCCTTGGGAGTGATGTTGGCATCTGGGTCTTTGTCGTCGCTGATCTTCTGGGGGCCGCCCGGTGTGGGCAAAACCACCATCGCGCGGCTTCTGGCCTGCGAAACCGATCTGCATTTTGTGCAGATCTCAGCCATCTTTACCGGCGTTCCGGACCTGAAAAAAGTGTTTGAGGCTGCCAAGATTCGCCGTCAGAACGGGCAGGGCACGCTGTTGTTCGTCGACGAGATCCACCGTTTCAACAAGGCCCAGCAGGACGGGTTCCTGCCATATATGGAAGATGGGACAATCCTGCTGGTCGGGGCCACGACTGAGAACCCGTCGTTTGAACTGAACGCCGCTGTGCTGAGCCGGGCGCAGGTGCTGGTTCTGGAACGCCTTAGTCTGGCCGATCTGGAGCGATTGACCCAACGCGCCGAGCAGGAACTGGACCGCGCCCTGCCGCTGACGCCTGACGCCCGCGATGCTGTGCAGGGGATGGCGGATGGCGACGGGCGTGCGCTGCTGAACCTGATCGAACAGATCGCCGCGTGGAAGGTGGAGACACCGCTGGGCCGCGAGGCACTGGCGACTCGTTTGATGCGGCGGGCTGCCAAATACGACAAATCCGGCGATGAGCATTACAATCTGATTTCCGCCCTGCATAAATCGGTGCGGGGATCGGACCCGGATGCCGCCCTCTACTGGTTCGCCCGAATGCTGGAGGGCGGCGAGGATCCCAGATACCTGGCCCGCCGCCTGACCCGGATGGCGGTCGAGGATATCGCGCTGGCTGATCCGCAGGCGCAGGGCATCTGCATTCAGGCCTGGGAAACCTATGAGCGTCTCGGCAGCCCGGAGGGCGAGCTGGCGCTGGCGCAGGCGGTAATATACCTCGCCCTCGCGCCGAAGACCAACGCCGGCTACATGGCTTATAAGGCGGCGCGGCGGTTGGCGAAACAGACCGGTAGTGCGCCACCGCCGAAGCATATCCTGAATGCGCCGACCAAGTTGATGAAGTCGCAGGGCTACGGCGAGGGGTATGATTACGATCACAATGCAGCAGATGGGTTTTCTGGGCAGAATTACTTCCCTGATGACGTCCCGCGTCCGGAGCTGTATCAGCCGGTGGAGCGCGGGTTCGAGCGTGAGTTGAAGCGCCGGACCGAGTATTTCGCCAACCTGCGCGCCAAGCGGAACAGTTGATCCGACTTTGCACGGGCAAAGCCGGTGCCTGCGGCGCGAGTATTTTCGGAAAGGTGACAGGGCCTGCTCCGGGGCTGCAATGCTGCCATGCTTGCGCAAAACTTGACATCCAAGCGCCAGCCGGCGACAGACCGTTGATGGTTTTTTCGGTTTTATATGTGGCCTTGGGCGGCGCGATCGGTGCTGCCTGCCGCTATCTGACCGGGCTGGGTGTTGTGCGGCTCTTTGGGGTGGGGGATTTCCCTCTGGCGATCCTGATGATCAATGTGATCGGGTCGTTCGTCATGGGTGCCTTTGTGGCTGCCGCCGCCCATAAGGGTCTGACACATCTCAGCCCTTTTGTGATGACCGGCCTTCTGGGCGGTTTCACCACGTTTTCGGCTTTCTCGCTTGAGACGGCTAATCTGATTGAGCGCG
This window encodes:
- a CDS encoding replication-associated recombination protein A is translated as MADLFDNGDVTPQPDPRSEVNRPLADRLRPKTLAEVIGQAQVLGEEAPLGVMLASGSLSSLIFWGPPGVGKTTIARLLACETDLHFVQISAIFTGVPDLKKVFEAAKIRRQNGQGTLLFVDEIHRFNKAQQDGFLPYMEDGTILLVGATTENPSFELNAAVLSRAQVLVLERLSLADLERLTQRAEQELDRALPLTPDARDAVQGMADGDGRALLNLIEQIAAWKVETPLGREALATRLMRRAAKYDKSGDEHYNLISALHKSVRGSDPDAALYWFARMLEGGEDPRYLARRLTRMAVEDIALADPQAQGICIQAWETYERLGSPEGELALAQAVIYLALAPKTNAGYMAYKAARRLAKQTGSAPPPKHILNAPTKLMKSQGYGEGYDYDHNAADGFSGQNYFPDDVPRPELYQPVERGFERELKRRTEYFANLRAKRNS
- a CDS encoding trypsin-like peptidase domain-containing protein: MFRAILTAVGLLLATHSSPAIAETRVPTSQAEISLGFAPLVKQAAPAVVNIYAKIVQEQRRTPFMNDPFFDDFFRGLSKPQRHVQNSLGSGVILSAGGIVVSNYHVVGMATDIRVVTTDRREYAAQVVLADRASDLAILQLEEAEDLPFLELRDSDGVEVGELALAIGNPFGVGQTVSSGIVSGLARSGAATGEGIGYFIQTDAPINPGNSGGALIDVNGDLIGINTRIVTRSGGSNGIGFAIPANLVRAFMRQAHDGAEEFQRPWAGMMGQPVDADLAASLGMDLPEGMVISELHPSSPFTKAGFEVGDVILDVAGEAVNSPSEMVFRMSVTGLGDTAEVTRLRTGTRDVLTVEMMLAPDEPPANPLSLEDGSPLPGLTVARINPLSILRFQLPMSADGVVITDPGAYGGRVGLRAGDIILGINNQQIRMPADVSEVLANAGRWMKVDLNRQGQRVSLRYRL
- the crcB gene encoding fluoride efflux transporter CrcB; the protein is MVFSVLYVALGGAIGAACRYLTGLGVVRLFGVGDFPLAILMINVIGSFVMGAFVAAAAHKGLTHLSPFVMTGLLGGFTTFSAFSLETANLIERGTLGQAALYVLLSVGLSVGGLFFGLWAARGVFA